The nucleotide sequence GTCACTCGCCACCGTTTGGTCTTGGACAGAGGCCTGGATTCCGCAATTTGAACCAAGTCTCCCATGCCGCAGCTATTGGACTCGTCATGGGCCGAGTAACGGGCGCGCCTCTTGATGTATTTTTTGTAGAGGGGGTGTTTTACGGTTCTCTCGATCAGGACTACGACCGTTTTATCCATGCGGTCGCTAACAACCGTCCCCACCATCCTTTTCTTATTTCCTCGTTCCTTCATAGTCCGCAAACCCGTATGCCTGAAAAGGGTTATTGTTCCACTTCCTTCAAAATAGTCTTCAACCGGGCGACTTCTTTCTTGGTTTTATTCAGCCGGGCGGTGTTTTCCAACTGGCCCGTGGCATGCTGAAACCGAAGATTGAACATCTCCTGGGTGCTGTCATCTATTTTGCGGCGGATTTCATCCGCTCCCATCTCTCTAATTTCTTTTGCCTTCATGATTAGCTCCGTGCCACAATCTTGGTCTTGATAGGCAGCTTATGCGCGGCAAGGCGCAGAGCCTCGGCAGCCAGTTCATAGGACACGCCGTCCATTTCGTACAGAATTCTACCTGGCTTAATCACGGCCACCCAGCCTTCCGGGGCGCCTTTACCTTTACCCATCCGGACTTCGGCGGGCTTTTTGGTGAAGGGCTTGTCCGGAAAGATTCTGATCCAGATTTTGCCGCCCCTCTTCACGTGGCGCGTCATGGCGATACGAGCGGCTTCGATCTGACGGTTGGTAACGAATCCGCATTCCAACGCCTGCAGCCCGAACTGCCCGAAATTCAAGACGCCGCCCCTGCGGGCGACTCCCTGCATGCGCCCTTTTTGCACCTTGCGATGTTTTACTTTCTTAGGACTAAGCATGACCTAAATACTCCTATCACACGGCAGTGTTTCGCCGTGGGTTAACTATTCCAACGACTATGCAGTAGGATTGGCGGCTTCCGTGTCGCTCTTCAGGATCTCGCCCTTGAAGATGAAAACCTTGACCCCAATCACACCGTATGTGGTGTTGGCTTCGGTGTATCCGTAATCGATGTCCGCTCTCAAAGTATGCAGGGGCATACGGCCTTCGCGGTACCATTCCCGGCGGGCCATTTCCGCGCCGCCCAAACGGCCGGCGGCCATGATCTTCACGCCCTGGGCGCCGAAACGCATGGCCGAGCTGATGCCGCGCTTCATAGCCCGGCGGAAAGCCACGCGGCGTTCCAACTGCATAGCCACGTTCTCAGCCACAAGCTGAGCGTCCAGTTCCGGCTTTCTCACCTCCTGGATGTCGATGAGGACTTCGTTGTCCACCATCTTTTCCAGTTCCTTCTTGAGCTGTTCGATTTCCGAACCTTTTTTTCCGATGACAATACCGGGCCTGGCTGCAAAGACGCGCAGACGCACACGCCTGCCGGAGCGTTCGATTTCGATCTTGGAGATGCCGGCGTGGTGCAGTTTCTTCTTAAGGAACTTGCGCAGCTTGAAATCCTCACGGATAAACTCTGCGTACTTTCCCTTTTCAGCATACCACCGGGAATCCCACGTCTTGACGATTCCCAGCCTTAATCCTATGGGATTTACCTTCTGGCCCACGTATTCCTCCTTATGCGGCGCATCATTGCTCTAAAACCACGGTAATGTGGCTGGTGCGTTTTAAGATTCTGGCCCCACGGCCCTGAGCGCGGGCCCGGAACCTCTTCAATGTGGGCCCTTGATCGGCGATAACGCCCTTGATGACCAGGTCGTCCACGTCCACCCCGCCCACTTCGGCGTTGGCCACTGCTGAACGGATGACCTTGGCGATCATGGCTGCGGATTTCTGGGGCATGAACTGTAATACGTTCAACCCTGCTTCCACCGGTTTCCCCTTGACTGCGTCGGCGACCTTGCGGACCTTTTGAGGAGAAACACGCATGTATTTTGCTGTCGCTTTAACTTGCATTTTTAATCAGTCCTCTTCCGGGCCTTATTATTTGCCCCGGGTCTTTTTATCTCCGGCGTGCCCGTAGAAGGTCCTTGTCGGCGAAAATTCGCCCAGCTTGTGGCCGACCATGTTTTCGGTCACGAACACCGGGAGAAACTTTTTGCCGTTATGCACAGCCAGGGTCAGGCCCACCATCTCCGGGATTATGGTTGAACGCCGGGACCAGGTGCGGATAACCCTTTTGCTGCGGCTTTCCTGGGCAACCATAACCTTATTCAATAACTTCGGCTCGATATACGGCCCTTTTTTTAATGACCGAGGCATAACCACTCCTAATGAATGCTATTTAGCGTTTATTGCGCTTTCTTACGATAAACTTGTCGGTTGTCTTGTTCTTCCGGGTCTTATACCCCTTGGTGGGCATGCCCCAAGGAGAACAAGGATGCCGGCCGCCTGAGGAACGGCCTTCGCCGCCGCCCATGGGATGGTCAACCGGGTTCATTGCCACGCCGCGTACGCTGGGCCTGCGGCCGAGCCAACGCTTGCGTCCGGCCTTACCCAAGGCCAGATTTTCGTGCTCCACGTTGCCGACCTGTCCGATGGTGGCCATGCACTTGAGCAGAACCAGACGAACTTCGCCGGAGGGCAGACGCACCTGAGCGTACTTGCCTTCCTTGGCAACCAATTGCGCGAAGGTTCCGGCGCCGCGAACGACTTGTCCGCCCTTGCCGACCTTCAACTCGATATTATGGATCTGGGTGCCCAGAGGGATGTTGTTGAGGGGAAGCGCGTTGCCGGGCTTGATGTCGGCTTCGGGTCCGCTTTCCACCATATCGCCCACCGTCAGGTTGAC is from Desulfatibacillum aliphaticivorans DSM 15576 and encodes:
- the rpsQ gene encoding 30S ribosomal protein S17, which encodes MKERGNKKRMVGTVVSDRMDKTVVVLIERTVKHPLYKKYIKRRARYSAHDESNSCGMGDLVQIAESRPLSKTKRWRVTQILEKAV
- the rpmC gene encoding 50S ribosomal protein L29, whose translation is MKAKEIREMGADEIRRKIDDSTQEMFNLRFQHATGQLENTARLNKTKKEVARLKTILKEVEQ
- the rplP gene encoding 50S ribosomal protein L16 encodes the protein MLSPKKVKHRKVQKGRMQGVARRGGVLNFGQFGLQALECGFVTNRQIEAARIAMTRHVKRGGKIWIRIFPDKPFTKKPAEVRMGKGKGAPEGWVAVIKPGRILYEMDGVSYELAAEALRLAAHKLPIKTKIVARS
- the rpsC gene encoding 30S ribosomal protein S3 → MGQKVNPIGLRLGIVKTWDSRWYAEKGKYAEFIREDFKLRKFLKKKLHHAGISKIEIERSGRRVRLRVFAARPGIVIGKKGSEIEQLKKELEKMVDNEVLIDIQEVRKPELDAQLVAENVAMQLERRVAFRRAMKRGISSAMRFGAQGVKIMAAGRLGGAEMARREWYREGRMPLHTLRADIDYGYTEANTTYGVIGVKVFIFKGEILKSDTEAANPTA
- the rplV gene encoding 50S ribosomal protein L22, yielding MQVKATAKYMRVSPQKVRKVADAVKGKPVEAGLNVLQFMPQKSAAMIAKVIRSAVANAEVGGVDVDDLVIKGVIADQGPTLKRFRARAQGRGARILKRTSHITVVLEQ
- the rpsS gene encoding 30S ribosomal protein S19, with the translated sequence MPRSLKKGPYIEPKLLNKVMVAQESRSKRVIRTWSRRSTIIPEMVGLTLAVHNGKKFLPVFVTENMVGHKLGEFSPTRTFYGHAGDKKTRGK
- the rplB gene encoding 50S ribosomal protein L2, translated to MAVRKTKPTSPGRRFQEFGTFEEITKKKPEKSLIKVVKKSGGRNANGRVTCRHRGGGSRRQLRIVDFKRNKTGIPAKVAAIEYDPNRGARLALLHYVDGEKRYIIAPVNLTVGDMVESGPEADIKPGNALPLNNIPLGTQIHNIELKVGKGGQVVRGAGTFAQLVAKEGKYAQVRLPSGEVRLVLLKCMATIGQVGNVEHENLALGKAGRKRWLGRRPSVRGVAMNPVDHPMGGGEGRSSGGRHPCSPWGMPTKGYKTRKNKTTDKFIVRKRNKR